TGCAGTGAGCGGGGACAACCTGACTGATTTTTATGAGACCGGAGCCACTTATACCAATTCTTTGGCGATCTCCGGAGGCGGCGAGTCTGGCTCTGTCAGATTGTCTTTAGGTGATTTGCGAAATAGCTCGGTATATCCGGGTGCTGATTATAAAAGGCAAACAATCAACCTGGATGCTTCCTACAAATTGTCACCGCAGCTGACAGGTAGTGCCAATGTGAACTACACCAAAGACGGTGCGAGCCGAACCAAAGTAAATGATGCACCGGGTAACGGTAACTATGCCATCATGTTCTTGCCACCCAACGTGGATGCCGAATACCTGGCTCCGGGCTATGATGAGTTGAAAAATGAAATCCGATTTGGCAGTGATGCCTTTACTACCAACCCATATTTTGCAGCCAACAGGTTCATCACGGAGACTTCCAAAGACCGGGTGTTGAGTGTGGCTAGTTTGCGCTATGCTCCACTGGAGTGGTTATATGTGCAGGCACGTATTGCCAATGACTTCTATGCGTTCAATGCCACCCAAATCACTCCAACAGGTACCGCGTACCGGCCTACTGGAGGACTGGACTTGCAGCGCACGGTAAACTACAATGAAACCAACGCTGATTTCCTTGTGGGGATCAATAAAGATGTGAGCAGAGACTTCTCCATTGGGGTCACGCTGGGAGGTAACCTGCTGAAAATGCAGCAGAAGACTGTGGAAGTGAACGCCAGTGGTTTTGCGTTCCCATTCCTCTATAACCCGGGTACAGCTACCACCAAAAATGCCAACGTGACAGAGCCACAAAAAGAGGTGCACTCGCTTTATGGTTCGGTTGAGCTTGGATTCAGAGACATGCTGTTTTTGAACATCACGGACAGAAATGACTGGTCGAGTACCTTGCCAAGTGGTAATAACTCGTACAATTACCCATCGGTCAATCTTTCTTATGTATTCTCTGAGTCATTGAATGTGCCTTGGATGAACATGGGTAAGATCAGAGCGGGGTATGCGCGTGTGGGTGGTGACGCTCCTGTGTTCGCCACCAGCTTATACTATGGCACCCTGGGCAACGCCATCAATGGTGTGCCGCTCGGGAACGTAGATAACAACGTGCCAAATCCTCAAATTGAACCACTACAGGTGACCGAACTGGAAGTTGGAGGTGAAATGGAATTCTTACAAAAGAGACTGTTTGTAGATCTGGCCTGGTATAAAAAGCAAACCCTCAATGACATTGTGAATGTGGGAATTTCGAGAGGGTCTGGTTATCAGACGGCTGTGGTGAACATCGCAGAGATTGAAAACACGGGTGTAGAATTCCTTTTGGGAGGGGTACCCGTGAAAACTCCGGCACTTACCTGGACCACTACTTTTAATATTTCTAATAACAAGAATACTGTGATTGGCCTGGCAGAAGGTCAGGATAAACTTACCGTGGGCGAGTCCAGAAACGGGCGGGCGTTCATTGAGCATGTGGTAGGAAAACCATTCGCTCAGGTGATGGCCTATGACTATATGCGGGATGATGCCGGCAACCTGATATTAGGTGCCACAGGTCTTCCTCAGGCAGCTTCAGAGCTCACCTCACAGGGAACAGGTGTACATCCGGTCACGGGAGGATGGAGCAACGATGTGAAGTTCAAGAACCTTACATTGTCCTTCCTGATTGACTTCAAATATGGAGGGGTGATCTACTCCGGAACCAATGCGATTGCCTATGGCAATGGTCTTCACAAAGCAACACTGGAAGGCCGTGGGGATGGAATCACCGTCAGTGGAGTGGATGCTGAAGGAAATGCCATGACTTCTACTGTCACAGACCAGAACTACTACGGAGCTCTGGCGGGCATTTCCAAGCTGCAGGTATATGATGCGGATTTCATCAAATTCCGTTCGTTGAGTCTTACTTACAACTTCCCCAACCTCGGGAACATCAAGGGACTGAGCATTTCGTTGGTGGGCAGAAACCTTTTTTACATCAAAAAGAGCACGCCAAACATCGATCCGGAGTCCAACTATACCAATGGCAATGCTCAGGGAATCGAATACCTGGGACTCCCAACATCCAGGACTTATGGTATCAACCTTGGTATTAAGTTTTAATCATCTAAAGAAACAGACATGAAGAATCTATTATATATCGTTCTTACGACTGTTGCGGTGGCTTTTACCGGATGTACATCCGACTTTGAGGACATCAACACAGACAAAAACAAGGTGGCTAAGGAGAGTTATGTGCCTGGTTATCACCTTTCGAGGGCTCAGCTGGAGTATACAGGAAATAGTGATTTCAGCTATGATACCTGGAGGATCAATATCATCTATTCGAGTATGATGACCCAGCAACTTGCCAATGCGAGTTGGTATGCAGGAGATAAGTACATGCAAAACGATGGTTGGGCCAATGCGTCATTCGACGTGGCTTACAATGATCAGGTAAAATACATCGTGGACTTATTGAAAATCACAGAAACAGATCCGCTCTATGCTAACCTGCATCAGATTGCCCGGATTATGAAAGTGATCATTTTCCACAGACTTACAGATTTGTATGGAGAGATTCCATACTCTGAAGCTGGTTTGGCTTATCACGAAGGGATTTATGCCCCTAAGTATGACACGCAGGAATTTATCTACATGGACATGCTGAAGGAGTTAAAAGAGGCAGCTGAAGCCCTCAATGCCAATGGTGACTTGCCTGGTTCCGGGGATTTGATCTACGGATCGGCGGCAGACCCTATTGGTCAGTGGAAAAAACTGGCGTATTCCATGATGCTCAGACTTTCTATGCGACTCACAGAAGTGGCGCCTACAGTAGCCAAGCAATGGGCAGAAACGGCAGTAAATGGGGGAGTATTTACCTCCAATGCTGACAATGCTTTCATTATGCATGATGCAGCCGGTGGCCGAACCACGGTCAACAGAAACAGCAACATCCTGGCAGGAGAATGGAATGCGACCAACACCGGAGAGGTGTTCCTGAGCAAAACCTTCGTGGATTTTCTTTCTGACACCAACGATCCGAGACTGGGTCTTTTTGCCAGGATACAATCTACAGGCGATACAGACCCGGCCAATCAGATCGGACTTCCTAACGGGCTCGATCAGAATGGAGGAGCGTTTGACGTGAGTACAGATCCTGATTTTCCCGGGGACATTACCAATTATTCAACCATTCGTGATGATGTATTTCTTAGCCTCTCAGGCCCCACGTTCGTGATCAACTATGCGCAGGTGGAGTTGCTACTGGCAGAAGCAGCCTTGAGGAATTACAGTGTGGGCGGTACCGCTGAGTCGCACTATACGGCAGGGGTGACTGCTGCCATGCAGTTTCTCACTCAGTACAACTCCACCGCAGAAGTGCCTGCGGATGAAATCACTACCTATCTGGCTGCTAACCCCTTTGTGGTGGCAGATGGAATGGAAATGATCGGAGCGCAGTATTGGGTAGCATCATTCCTTGACTGGTACGAGGTATGGTCCAACTGGAGAAGAACAGGGTACCCTGAGCTGGTACCGGTCGACTATCCTGGAAATGCAACAGGCGGGGTGATCCCAAGGCGAATGATTTACCCTTCTCATGAAGCGTCTA
This Marinoscillum sp. 108 DNA region includes the following protein-coding sequences:
- a CDS encoding SusC/RagA family TonB-linked outer membrane protein; this encodes MKRILPFCMLMLMGIVVLGQQTVSGTVSDAQSGEPIPGATILIKGTDTGTTTDLDGKFRIQIENETDVLVFSSIGFSAVEEVVGSRAIITVSMDADITQLGEVVVTALGIERDSKTLGYSVSRVKGEQFTKAREISVADNLVGRVAGLNSSAPSTGPGGSSRVTIRGNSSLSFNNQPLYVINGIQMNNDNLGSVGKWDGADFGDGISSINPDDIEDITVLKGGAAAALYGQRGRNGVILITTKSGKSSQGLGVEFNSNVAISKINDFRDFQEKYGQGTLGAAPTDQTSALNTGLTSWGAPLDGSMVTLFDGKQHPYSAVSGDNLTDFYETGATYTNSLAISGGGESGSVRLSLGDLRNSSVYPGADYKRQTINLDASYKLSPQLTGSANVNYTKDGASRTKVNDAPGNGNYAIMFLPPNVDAEYLAPGYDELKNEIRFGSDAFTTNPYFAANRFITETSKDRVLSVASLRYAPLEWLYVQARIANDFYAFNATQITPTGTAYRPTGGLDLQRTVNYNETNADFLVGINKDVSRDFSIGVTLGGNLLKMQQKTVEVNASGFAFPFLYNPGTATTKNANVTEPQKEVHSLYGSVELGFRDMLFLNITDRNDWSSTLPSGNNSYNYPSVNLSYVFSESLNVPWMNMGKIRAGYARVGGDAPVFATSLYYGTLGNAINGVPLGNVDNNVPNPQIEPLQVTELEVGGEMEFLQKRLFVDLAWYKKQTLNDIVNVGISRGSGYQTAVVNIAEIENTGVEFLLGGVPVKTPALTWTTTFNISNNKNTVIGLAEGQDKLTVGESRNGRAFIEHVVGKPFAQVMAYDYMRDDAGNLILGATGLPQAASELTSQGTGVHPVTGGWSNDVKFKNLTLSFLIDFKYGGVIYSGTNAIAYGNGLHKATLEGRGDGITVSGVDAEGNAMTSTVTDQNYYGALAGISKLQVYDADFIKFRSLSLTYNFPNLGNIKGLSISLVGRNLFYIKKSTPNIDPESNYTNGNAQGIEYLGLPTSRTYGINLGIKF
- a CDS encoding SusD/RagB family nutrient-binding outer membrane lipoprotein codes for the protein MKNLLYIVLTTVAVAFTGCTSDFEDINTDKNKVAKESYVPGYHLSRAQLEYTGNSDFSYDTWRINIIYSSMMTQQLANASWYAGDKYMQNDGWANASFDVAYNDQVKYIVDLLKITETDPLYANLHQIARIMKVIIFHRLTDLYGEIPYSEAGLAYHEGIYAPKYDTQEFIYMDMLKELKEAAEALNANGDLPGSGDLIYGSAADPIGQWKKLAYSMMLRLSMRLTEVAPTVAKQWAETAVNGGVFTSNADNAFIMHDAAGGRTTVNRNSNILAGEWNATNTGEVFLSKTFVDFLSDTNDPRLGLFARIQSTGDTDPANQIGLPNGLDQNGGAFDVSTDPDFPGDITNYSTIRDDVFLSLSGPTFVINYAQVELLLAEAALRNYSVGGTAESHYTAGVTAAMQFLTQYNSTAEVPADEITTYLAANPFVVADGMEMIGAQYWVASFLDWYEVWSNWRRTGYPELVPVDYPGNATGGVIPRRMIYPSHEASNNSVNYAEAISRQGTNTFLTKVWWDAR